From a single Microbacterium murale genomic region:
- a CDS encoding cysteine hydrolase family protein — MSPSAGSGTNPWLVVIDPQNIFASPDSAWGSPFFAEAMPRIRALAAAFGDRVLVTRWMPTADRSTSWGDYFAAWPFADRSPTDPLFDLVPEAASLSSLPTLDLPTFGKWGPEIEQIIGRGASIVLAGVSTDCCVISTALAAADAGARLTVAADACAGSTAENHAAAFQVMGLYPPQITLSTTAEVLAGL; from the coding sequence GTGAGCCCCTCCGCCGGCTCGGGGACAAACCCCTGGCTCGTCGTCATCGATCCGCAGAACATCTTCGCGTCACCCGATTCCGCCTGGGGCTCGCCGTTCTTCGCAGAGGCGATGCCGCGCATCCGCGCACTGGCGGCTGCTTTCGGCGACCGAGTGCTCGTCACGAGATGGATGCCGACGGCCGACCGCTCCACATCATGGGGCGACTACTTCGCCGCATGGCCGTTCGCCGATCGATCGCCGACCGATCCGCTCTTCGACCTGGTTCCCGAGGCGGCCTCCCTCTCGTCGCTGCCCACGCTCGACCTGCCCACTTTCGGGAAGTGGGGACCTGAGATCGAGCAGATCATCGGCCGCGGTGCATCCATCGTGCTCGCCGGCGTCTCGACCGACTGCTGCGTCATCTCGACGGCCTTGGCCGCAGCTGATGCCGGCGCCCGCCTCACCGTCGCCGCCGACGCCTGCGCGGGGTCGACAGCCGAGAATCACGCCGCGGCCTTCCAGGTGATGGGCCTGTATCCCCCGCAGATCACGCTGTCGACGACGGCCGAGGTGCTCGCCGGGTTGTGA